GCCGCGCGACGTCGGCTGAGGGCCGTCATGATGGTGTCTTGGCCGGCCCTGGGGCCGGCCAAGTGTTTTGCAAGTGCATTGGACCGATCGCGACGGGTGGCGAACCTCAGTCGTGCGTCTCGTAGCGGTAGGATTTCGACACGACCTGCCAGCCGCTGTTGAGCTTCATCAGCACGAGATAGTCGGTGAAGAAGCGCGGCGGCAGCGCACATTTGACCTTCACGAAGGCGGTCGTTTCGTCCGAGCGGTCGACGGTCACGACGAAGTCGTGGCGCGGATGGCCCTGCGACTTGGGCGAGGTGCGCTGCCGCACCCGCTCGAGCCAGTCGGCATAGCTCAGCACGTTGAGCTCGCCCTTCTCGTGCCAGCGCAGGTCGGCGGACGGATGGAAAGCCTGGCCGAGCTTGTCGGCATCACATTCGTAGAGACCATCGAGATAGAGCTGGATGACGGCTTCGGCGGTCGAACGGTCATAAGACATGGAATCGGCTCCGGAGGATGGTTTCGACGGTCTTGCCCAGGGCGCGTGGACATTCGCCCGGCGCGAAGACGCAAGCGAAACGAGATGTGGACGGTTGCGTCGTCAAAGCTCGGCGCAACCGTTCCGGGCCGGAGCAAAT
This portion of the Phreatobacter stygius genome encodes:
- a CDS encoding nuclear transport factor 2 family protein, translated to MSYDRSTAEAVIQLYLDGLYECDADKLGQAFHPSADLRWHEKGELNVLSYADWLERVRQRTSPKSQGHPRHDFVVTVDRSDETTAFVKVKCALPPRFFTDYLVLMKLNSGWQVVSKSYRYETHD